A window of Zingiber officinale cultivar Zhangliang chromosome 5A, Zo_v1.1, whole genome shotgun sequence contains these coding sequences:
- the LOC121982291 gene encoding chorismate mutase 2, cytosolic-like: MAQEKAPPSPSQDLTLEWVRDALVRQEDSIVFALIERARFPCNAPAYNSSLFPQLGGRSLVEVFVRGAEGLQAKTGRYQNPEEVPFFPDDLPAPLITAYNFPQVLHPLPASVAVSDAIWNMYFNDLLPLITVEGDDGNYASTAASDLICLQALSRRIHFGKFVAEVKYRDAPLDYTTAIQAKDRDALMKLLTFEAVEDMVKRRVKKKAMVFGQNVTLEDKDSDAASQYKVDPSVVARLYEDWVIPFTKVVEVDYLLRRLD; the protein is encoded by the exons ATGGCCCAGGAGAAGGCGCCGCCCTCGCCGTCGCAAGATCTGACTCTGGAGTGGGTTAGGGATGCGCTGGTCCGGCAGGAGGATTCCATCGTGTTCGCCCTAATCGAGAGGGCCAGGTTCCCCTGCAACGCCCCCGCCTACAACTCTTCCTTGTTCCCCCAGCTCGGAGGCCGATCCCTCGTCGAGGTCTTTGTCAGAGGCGCGGAGGGTCTTCAGGCCAAG ACTGGTCGATATCAAAACCCAGAAGAGGTCCCCTTCTTCCCAGATGATCTGCCTGCGCCATTGATAACCGCTTACAACTTCCCGCAG GTCCTTCATCCACTTCCTGCATCTGTTGCCGTGAGTGATGCCATCTGGAATATGTATTTCAATGATTTGCTCCCGTTGATTACTGTCGAAGGAGATGATGGCAACTACGCGTCAACAGCAGCATCAGATCTCATATGTTTACAG GCCCTATCGCGAAGAATTCACTTTGGCAAGTTCGTCGCCGAGGTGAAATATAGAGACGCCCCGCTTGATTATACCACAGCAATTCAAGCAAAG GATAGGGATGCTCTGATGAAGCTGTTGACGTTTGAGGCCGTCGAAGACATGGTCAAAAGAAGAGTGAAGAAAAAGGCCATGGTATTCGGTCAAAATGTGACCTTGGAAGACAAGGATTCTGATGCTGCGTCACAGTACAAAGTGGATCCCTCGGTGGTCGCTCGCCTCTATGAAGACTGGGTTATACCCTTCACCAAGGTTGTAGAGGTCGACTACCTTCTCCGGCGGCTTGATTAA
- the LOC121982292 gene encoding uncharacterized protein LOC121982292 → MDPQIFFRLSIGSLGLRLPVDALKDRPSAVPAYSKCSCDIRLGDLPIRRTRVPLVSSPRGSPDAISNPVVFYLAESDVKTLTVSRHFSVPKPNLQITVYMGKQGSHCGVTGRRLVIGCLGLEIGLEQFEKPTLLHNGWIGLRQKKGGEVSKHGPELHLQVRLDPDPRYVFKFEDETTLSPQIVQQQGAIKQPIFSCKFVKDRRSSMSDEDGDDAEKRERKGWKVKIHDLSGSVVAAAFMATPFVPSTGCDRVDRSNPGAWLILHPNAAGSAESWQPWGRLEAWREIGHPRDTICLRLQILSEGQEASILVSDVAINTDKGGEFNIDMDRHEPIAGGFVMNCKVSGEEKCSEPLVQLAARHVTCVEDAAIFMALAAAVDLSVKACRPFGRKAKKGVFGHSFCS, encoded by the exons ATGGATCCACAGATTTTTTTCAGATTGTCTATTGGATCCTTGGGGCTAAGATTACCAGTGGATGCATTGAAGGATAGACCAAGTGCAGTACCTGCATATTCGAAGTGTTCGTGTGACATACGCCTGGGAGATCTTCCCATTCGACGAACAAGAGTGCCCCTAGTCTCATCCCCTCGAGGCAGTCCTGATGCTATCAGCAATCCTGTTGTATTCTATCTCGCGGAATCTGATGTCAAGACACTGACAGTGTCAAGACATTTCAGTGTGCCAAAACCGAACCTTCAGATTACTGTGTACATGGGTAAGCAGGGTTCACATTGTGGTGTCACTGGTAGAAGGCTGGTAATTGGGTGTCTCGGATTAGAAATAGGACTCGAACAGTTTGAGAAACCGACACTGCTTCATAATGGGTGGATCGGTCTTAGGCAGAAGAAAGGGGGGGAGGTTTCGAAACATGGACCCGAGCTTCATTTACAGGTGAGATTGGATCCTGATCCCAGATATGTCTTTAAATTTGAAGATGAAACTACCTTGAGTCCACAAATAGTTCAGCAACAGGGTGCCATCAAGCAACCGATATTTAGCTGCAAGTTTGTCAAAGATCGAAG ATCGAGCATGAGTGATGAGGATGGCGACGACGctgaaaagagggagagaaaaggttGGAAGGTAAAGATTCACGATCTCTCAGGCTCAGTTGTGGCTGCTGCTTTCATGGCAACTCCATTTGTGCCGTCGACGGGTTGTGACCGAGTTGATCGTTCCAACCCAGGTGCATGGCTCATACTCCACCCCAATGCAGCTGGCTCTGCCGAGAGCTGGCAACCATGGGGCCGCCTCGAGGCATGGAGAGAAATCGGTCATCCAAGAGACACTATATGCCTTCGGCTCCAAATTCTATCAGAAGGCCAGGAAGCCAGCATCCTTGTTTCTGATGTAGCAATAAACACCGACAAGGGAGGAGAATTCAACATAGACATGGACCGACATGAACCTATTGCCGGCGGTTTTGTGATGAATTGCAAGGTGTCTGGGGAGGAGAAGTGTAGCGAGCCACTGGTTCAACTGGCAGCGCGACATGTTACCTGCGTGGAGGACGCGGCTATCTTCATGGCACTCGCGGCCGCGGTGGATCTTAGTGTCAAGGCATGCCGGCCATTTGGAAGGAAGGCAAAGAAGGGGGTTTTTGGCCATTCTTTTTGTTCCTAG
- the LOC121983357 gene encoding uncharacterized protein LOC121983357, producing MKAVTGTVVSSKPISLSKAAAVLSRFAANENDARPEVAAFVRRASAAFDELVLFHREVRAARRRPEEREEEGEWKKKRKRSRGELEAGDDVGRNPNLMNGNADLGSDGEKKKKKRRKADADDRTELALETPKNLVGNVRHYEDAAKLVDGRNKKKLIVGTEKMSNLNRIGDSEPEFQEESLRNRKKKDKKHKRDPKEVSLDVAVKKPK from the coding sequence ATGAAGGCGGTGACAGGAACCGTGGTCTCCTCGAAGCCCATCTCCCTCTCGAAGGCTGCCGCGGTGCTTTCCCGCTTCGCCGCCAACGAAAACGACGCCCGCCCGGAGGTCGCCGCTTTCGTCCGCCGCGCTTCCGCCGCCTTCGACGAACTAGTTCTCTTCCACCGCGAGGTACGCGCCGCACGCAGGCGCCCCGAGGAGAGAGAAGAGGAGGGCGagtggaagaagaaaaggaaaaggagcaGAGGGGAACTTGAAGCTGGCGATGATGTCGGGCGAAACCCAAATTTGATGAATGGGAATGCAGATCTTGGAAGCGAtggggagaagaagaaaaagaagaggaggaaggcGGATGCGGATGACAGAACGGAACTTGCTCTGGAGACGCCGAAGAATTTGGTGGGAAATGTCCGGCATTACGAAGATGCTGCAAAGTTAGTAGATGGGAGGAATAAGAAGAAACTGATAGTTGGAACTGAGAAAATGAGCAATCTTAACAGAATAGGTGACTCGGAACCGGAGTTCCAAGAAGAAAGCCTTAGGAATAGGAAGAAGAAAGACAAGAAGCATAAAAGGGATCCAAAGGAAGTCAGTTTGGATGTTGCAGTAAAAAAACCGAAATAA
- the LOC121982293 gene encoding uncharacterized protein LOC121982293, with the protein MTTYLRLPHRHSTSDRQILMPRLISDEGRHTHPLVWAIAIVCLILVIAVIITGIVVLTVYIIYKPKAPYIKVAYAHLNNLVYDQSGLLQIDMTLTMVAENDNMRAHASFSDQRILLQFHGIDVAVLRADPFEVAKNNSLELNYLFQSQPIPLGEGARDTMDVALKRGMVPFELIGQARTRWKVGFFLSVRFFTRLNCHLNFFLLNGSAINSDCSSKTK; encoded by the coding sequence ATGACCACctacctaaggcttccacacagGCACAGCACAAGCGATAGACAAATCTTGATGCCGCGGCTCATCTCCGACGAAGGACGGCACACCCATCCACTGGTCTGGGCAATTGCAATTGTGTGTCTCATCCTGGTAATTGCTGTTATCATCACTGGTATTGTCGTCCTCACCGTCTACATAATCTACAAGCCTAAAGCACCTTACATCAAGGTCGCCTATGCTCACCTCAACAATCTAGTTTACGACCAATCTGGACTCCTCCAGATCGACATGACCTTGACAATGGTAGCAGAGAACGACAACATGAGGGCTCATGCAAGCTTCTCTGACCAGAGAATTCTTCTCCAGTTCCATGGTATTGATGTCGCTGTGCTGCGGGCTGATCCATTCGAGGTCGCCAAGAATAACTCATTGGAACTCAACTATCTCTTCCAATCGCAGCCAATCCCACTCGGTGAGGGAGCCAGGGACACCATGGACGTCGCTCTGAAGAGGGGGATGGTGCCGTTCGAGCTCATTGGGCAAGCCAGAACAAGGTGGAAGGTGGGGTTTTTCCTCTCCGTAAGGTTTTTCACACGCCTCAATTGCCACTTGAACTTCTTTTTGCTCAATGGGAGCGCGATCAACTCGGATTGCAGCTCCAAAACCAAATGA